A region of the Stigmatopora nigra isolate UIUO_SnigA chromosome 10, RoL_Snig_1.1, whole genome shotgun sequence genome:
TGCCAGCCTTATAAAACAATAACCGTCTAATTCTTTTATTTATACTGGAAGGTCTCGCTAGTTTTCCAGTTCTAGTCGTCCAATCAGATTCGATTGGTCAAAGTCGAAAAGCCATCTaaggtagccaatgagttagcCAGGGAATTAATCATCATTCTTTgttgaggataaagaatataagCCCGTGAATATGTCTTCTTAAGTTCAAAATTTTACGATGAGTCGACCATCACAATAATCGGGTGGCTTTTTGTGGCTTTAATTTTTACTcaagtcaaagcaaaaaaaaaatgttttccgcATGGTTTCAAAATAATGTGCGACGAGTCAACATttaattaaaccaaaaaatgaaaattcaatgGTTTAAAACTAATGTGCAATGGGTCAACATATaattaaaccaaaaaatgaaaattcaatggagtggaaaataaaagtcaatttgttttcaaaacTACATAAACCCTCTAACAAataattaactcattcacaACACTTGACGGTGAcacatgtccaatccatttgagctgTGAAGGCCACCAGCGAACGAATGAAGTGAACCAATGTCCATCCGCCATCAGCCCTCCCagctcaaatggattggtcgtccaCCAGCGACCAACACGTTTCAATGAGATTAGATTGCTGCCGAGTCCTcccggattggacgtcttaaCGCCATCAACGGTGGCCGAGGAGTCACTGGCGTGTATTTACTACGTGCATCCCCGTGCATGTTGTGTTGTTGTGCTCAAAAACTCTCTCACACCCCCTTAGGTGTCTAGTCACATACAGGTGTTAGCACGGAAGAAAGTGCGCGAATACCAGGCGGGTATCAAGGTAGGTGCTAGCGAGCTTCCCCGCCCCTCTGGCGACACTGACTGGGCGTCTCTTTCCTCTTTTGGTTACGGCTTCTCTCttcccttcttcttcttgtcttcTGGCTCctttccctccttccctccctttTGGCTATTCTTCTGTGCAGGTTTCTAGCCACTTGCAGGTTCTCGCCCGGAGAAAATCTCGCGAGATCCAGTCAAAGCTAAAGGTATGCGCTTCACGGCGGCTCGGCTCGGCACTAACCGCTTCGCTAACCTTAGGCCTGAGCTTggcccagcaaaaaaaaataattgggagCGTCTTTTAAGGAATAGCAGGAATGAAATTACATCGCATGTGAGAAAGATGGCGCTCTTCAACGAGTATGgttaatgattgtttttaaaggGGACATATTTTTAGTCTGAGCGCGATAACCAGTTTTAGTGGGTTTCTGAATATgcagaaatattgttttttctttcaaaaacgaaccaatttaatgtttttttctttaaatcaattCAGCGGTATATTACGATTCCCGTATCAAATCAAAATCCCTCTGAATCGATTTTTACGCTTGTGTTTTTAGTGGAAATAAACAATAGGTAGCCGTACTTCCAGTTGTATCCACCAGCTGGAAACAGTCATCCACTGTGCCTTGACATCTAGAATCTAGACATCGAATCGTTCTTGGATGCTTGGCAAATCTTATATTGGCATAGCCCTTGCAAAGACACATACTGAACTcgcacaacaaaaaaatactcaacTCACATTTGAAGGTTGATTGGACGTCAACCAAACAATTAAAGGGAATGAGAGGAATCGCTTTGATTGTAAGCAAATGTGTTCGTGTCCACCGCATGTTTTTTGGACTTTCGATAGCGGAGATGACTTTGCGAGGAAAAATCGAAAAAAATATGTCTCCTTTAAAGCAAGCCAATGCAACACAAGGAGCCCGTGAGACGCTTTTGTCTTTCACACTTGTGCCGCATGCCCTTCAACCTGTGAGACTTGTCTACCTGCCCTCTTCTCTCTCATTCATTCTAGTTTGTCATGTCTTATTTCCAAAGATGCACATTACAAAATACTTGCTCTGGTCTTTTCTTATTTGTATTGTATGTTTTATCAATGCAAAATCACATTCATATCACATACTCACACAATTTGGTGCCCTAAGATTAACGTCTTACTGGTAACAAATATAACAGTGGCAGATCATGTGTAGGCAAgttcaatatatatattaacgTTGACTAAAAACATACTGTAACTattcaaaacacacatttcatttcattatgtAGTGGTATTATGAgaattgaaaatgttcaattcatTAGAAATACCCACTAGAACTTGAAtgtgtttcttgtttttattagctataaattggcatttttttaatattctgtaTGGAAGTATTGTAGTTTGATAAGAATCCTGCGTAGAATTGTTAATTAATCTTTTCTTATATTTCCTTCACTTTGAGATATTCACCCATCTTGTAAAAAATTGTGAAGAAATAATTAATCGATTCACTATTGTAAATAGTCTTACACTTTTTTGGttcatattatatattaatCATAATTCTATCTTCCAACCATTTAGCAACAACCCACATTTGTCGTAAAtagtaaaaaacaaattttggaCCAATTGACTTCCATTTCCCCAGGCTTGCATAGGTTTTCTCGGGGAAAtgcgatttcctcccacaacccgtaaagcttgaatggttgttcgtctcttagtgccctatgattggccaGCCACCAATCCTGGGTATCTGTAACCTGGTTCCAATAATtaactggaataggctccagcaccccctgtgactcttgtgtggataagtggtatggaaaatgaatgatttttcaatttaaatatatttcaagTCTGTAGCCGTCAATAGCAGTTAACATGCTAAAAGTGAGTAGTATTCAGAAAAATGCCCATCTGGCCAAAAGTCTACGTCCGGCTTAAATGCATCGAACTAACGgtccttttctctttttgttttgcttcaggCGATGAATTTGGTAAGTGAATCTCATTCGTGCAATACGCCGTGCTTTCGCTACTCGCATAATCGGCATTGGCGGGCCTTCTAATGGCCCTCCGCTGGCATGGCATCTCCTGCCCCGCCCCCGGCCCGCCCACTACGCCATCCCAAAATGAGGGGCGGAGCTTAGGAAAGGGCCTCGCTTTTTGAACACTGCTGTGCATCCTCGCTTGCTTCGCTAAGGTGGCGCTTTGTCGTTTTCGGGCAACTCGGGTCTTGAAGGACGCAAATTCGGCAGTGCGAGACGTCAAAAGAAACCAGAACATTTGTAAGCCATGCGTTATTTTTCATGCATTGTTCATGAAATGACCCATGTTTTTCATGGTATCCATTGATCGGCGATGCTCCTGTCTGCTTTCCTCGGTGACCGCAAATGATGCTCTGCTTGTATTGGCTTTCCAAGGCTAAATAACCAGTGGAATCTTCATTTTCTTACCCAATACTAATGCctgtaatatattttaataactgTCATGCAGGGTACACACATACCAATCAATCAtatgtataataacaataataataataatgtacatAACatcacaaatacatttaaaatatgtcaGTATAATGTAACAATGTTTTTAtgagtttttatatatatatatatatatatatatatatatatatatatatatatatatatatatatatatatatatatatatatatatatatatatatatatatatatatatatatatatatatatatatatatatatatatatatatatatatatatatatatatatatatatatatatatatatatatatatatatatatatatatatatatatatatgcatgtacatgtatatatacacaaatataaatatatactattTCTGATATTTTAGCTAGTTAAAGGATATTTCTTATAGAATATAAACAACCTCGCCACCCACTTAGTGTATGTGTGTACCTAACTTTGAGCGTGACGGTCTCCTTCTGGCGCCTCCTTTTCTTTGACTTTCTTCCTTTCCCTTTGGCGCCACTTTAGGATCAGGCATCCAAAGACAAAGCCCTCCAGAATATGGCGGCGCTCTCGTCGGCGCAGATTGTCTCGCCGACCATGGCCAAGAATCATATTCCGCCGATGCCACCCGCCACTTACCAGCCAGGCAGAGTGAGTCCCCCCCTTCCGTAAATGCTTATGCTTTGTCTCAGCTcaagctaaaatatatatatttctatatttctaGTTCTGGCACTCGCAGATTCCGGGACAACCTGGACCCTCTCAGGAGTAAGTGGAAGCCCTCGAAAAATTTAATTCAAGAAATCAAACTACCTCTTTTTAAAACAGTCAAACATGTCAAAgaaactcttttttttcatgtcccGTTTGACTCATGAACtcgttttttgtctttttagtatCAAACCCTTTGCACAGCCTCCCTACCCTGGTTTGTCGGGTCCTATAACGCAGTCAATACCAAGTAAGTAAAAAATCTACATCTAatctaaaactttttttaaaatgttagaaatacattgaaatattcccattgaaaaatacaagaaaaagtgTAAACTCTACATAAAAACTGTATTGCTTCAATCACTGAATGttaaaggtttttctttttttttttataaaccttGGTTTGAATGAGAAAGTGAGCGCAACAGTGTCAATGTAACATTTTTCATTACCATTTCTCTCCATTTCCATGCAACCATATGACTGACTGTAGAGGGTAAACCCTAAATTTTTGCGTACAGATTATGAGCCGCTGGCTCCGCCCCCTCCGCCATCAGCCACGGCGGTTCCAGTGTGGCAAGACCGGACTATCGCCTCGTCCAAACTGCGCATGTTGGAATATTCGGCCTTTATGGAGGTTCAGAGAGACCCGGACACTGTGAGTTTTTTTAAGCTAATTAAAAGTACTGTAAATGGTTGATCAATAGGTGGCTGCCACTAGTAGGCCCCATTTCTGTTTTCTCAGTCAGCAGTTTTCCCTTcgtttttaaatttgttttaacattattattatttttttgtctcgaTTTTTACAGTACAGCAAACACCTGTTTGTCCACATAGGACAGACCAACCCGTCATATAGCGACCCCCTCCTGGAGGCCGTGGACATCCGGCAGATCTACGACAAGTTCCCGGAGAAGAAGGGCGGCCTAAAGGAGCTTTATGAAAAAGGCCCCCAGAACGCCTTTTTTCTGGTTAAATTTTGGGTGCGCGATTACATTTATTCCAAATCATCTGCTAATTTTATGCCTTTGACAACAAATGATCGCTGCCAGGCacttttttctcttaaatgaAAACTTTCTAGTCTATTTTCAGATTTCAGTGGTAAGAATTATTTCCACACAAGATATTATAAACCcatgtttcattttttcttttaaattccaGGCCGACCTGAA
Encoded here:
- the tead3b gene encoding TEA domain family member 3 b isoform X2; the encoded protein is MYGRNELIARYIKLRTGKTRTRKQVSSHIQVLARKKVREYQAGIKVSSHLQVLARRKSREIQSKLKDQASKDKALQNMAALSSAQIVSPTMAKNHIPPMPPATYQPGRFWHSQIPGQPGPSQDIKPFAQPPYPGLSGPITQSIPNYEPLAPPPPPSATAVPVWQDRTIASSKLRMLEYSAFMEVQRDPDTYSKHLFVHIGQTNPSYSDPLLEAVDIRQIYDKFPEKKGGLKELYEKGPQNAFFLVKFWADLNSSGMQDGPGSFYGVTSQYSSAENMTITVSTKVCSFGKQVVEKVETEYARLEAGKCVYRIHRSPMCEYMINFIHKLKHLPEKYMMNSVLENFTILQVVTNRDTQETLLCIAFVFEVSTSEHGAQYHVYRLVKD
- the tead3b gene encoding TEA domain family member 3 b isoform X6; the protein is MYGRNELIARYIKLRTGKTRTRKQVSSHLQVLARRKSREIQSKLKDQASKDKALQNMAALSSAQIVSPTMAKNHIPPMPPATYQPGRFWHSQIPGQPGPSQDIKPFAQPPYPGLSGPITQSIPNYEPLAPPPPPSATAVPVWQDRTIASSKLRMLEYSAFMEVQRDPDTYSKHLFVHIGQTNPSYSDPLLEAVDIRQIYDKFPEKKGGLKELYEKGPQNAFFLVKFWADLNSSGMQDGPGSFYGVTSQYSSAENMTITVSTKVCSFGKQVVEKVETEYARLEAGKCVYRIHRSPMCEYMINFIHKLKHLPEKYMMNSVLENFTILQVVTNRDTQETLLCIAFVFEVSTSEHGAQYHVYRLVKD
- the tead3b gene encoding TEA domain family member 3 b isoform X1, translated to MYGRNELIARYIKLRTGKTRTRKQVSSHIQVLARKKVREYQAGIKVSSHLQVLARRKSREIQSKLKAMNLDQASKDKALQNMAALSSAQIVSPTMAKNHIPPMPPATYQPGRFWHSQIPGQPGPSQDIKPFAQPPYPGLSGPITQSIPNYEPLAPPPPPSATAVPVWQDRTIASSKLRMLEYSAFMEVQRDPDTYSKHLFVHIGQTNPSYSDPLLEAVDIRQIYDKFPEKKGGLKELYEKGPQNAFFLVKFWADLNSSGMQDGPGSFYGVTSQYSSAENMTITVSTKVCSFGKQVVEKVETEYARLEAGKCVYRIHRSPMCEYMINFIHKLKHLPEKYMMNSVLENFTILQVVTNRDTQETLLCIAFVFEVSTSEHGAQYHVYRLVKD
- the tead3b gene encoding TEA domain family member 3 b isoform X5 → MYGRNELIARYIKLRTGKTRTRKQVSSHIQVLARKKVREYQAGIKDQASKDKALQNMAALSSAQIVSPTMAKNHIPPMPPATYQPGRFWHSQIPGQPGPSQDIKPFAQPPYPGLSGPITQSIPNYEPLAPPPPPSATAVPVWQDRTIASSKLRMLEYSAFMEVQRDPDTYSKHLFVHIGQTNPSYSDPLLEAVDIRQIYDKFPEKKGGLKELYEKGPQNAFFLVKFWADLNSSGMQDGPGSFYGVTSQYSSAENMTITVSTKVCSFGKQVVEKVETEYARLEAGKCVYRIHRSPMCEYMINFIHKLKHLPEKYMMNSVLENFTILQVVTNRDTQETLLCIAFVFEVSTSEHGAQYHVYRLVKD
- the tead3b gene encoding TEA domain family member 3 b isoform X4, with amino-acid sequence MYGRNELIARYIKLRTGKTRTRKQVSSHLQVLARRKSREIQSKLKAMNLDQASKDKALQNMAALSSAQIVSPTMAKNHIPPMPPATYQPGRFWHSQIPGQPGPSQDIKPFAQPPYPGLSGPITQSIPNYEPLAPPPPPSATAVPVWQDRTIASSKLRMLEYSAFMEVQRDPDTYSKHLFVHIGQTNPSYSDPLLEAVDIRQIYDKFPEKKGGLKELYEKGPQNAFFLVKFWADLNSSGMQDGPGSFYGVTSQYSSAENMTITVSTKVCSFGKQVVEKVETEYARLEAGKCVYRIHRSPMCEYMINFIHKLKHLPEKYMMNSVLENFTILQVVTNRDTQETLLCIAFVFEVSTSEHGAQYHVYRLVKD
- the tead3b gene encoding TEA domain family member 3 b isoform X3, yielding MYGRNELIARYIKLRTGKTRTRKQVSSHIQVLARKKVREYQAGIKAMNLDQASKDKALQNMAALSSAQIVSPTMAKNHIPPMPPATYQPGRFWHSQIPGQPGPSQDIKPFAQPPYPGLSGPITQSIPNYEPLAPPPPPSATAVPVWQDRTIASSKLRMLEYSAFMEVQRDPDTYSKHLFVHIGQTNPSYSDPLLEAVDIRQIYDKFPEKKGGLKELYEKGPQNAFFLVKFWADLNSSGMQDGPGSFYGVTSQYSSAENMTITVSTKVCSFGKQVVEKVETEYARLEAGKCVYRIHRSPMCEYMINFIHKLKHLPEKYMMNSVLENFTILQVVTNRDTQETLLCIAFVFEVSTSEHGAQYHVYRLVKD